tcttttagtatatagtaatagataaaaAACAATAAGAAATAGAAACGTTACTACTAAAAGAGAACGGAGGAAATATCATTTCTAAGGCAATGCTTAAAGCCTCAAATATAGAAGTGAGGAAGAAATTAATGTAAAtggataacttttttttttggggggtgatataacttaaaataatttaaaCACTTAATAACCCAAATTATCAAAGAGAAACCATCTAATAACCAAACCCATCCTTCCTAAATCATAATCGTGTTTAAGTTACTGCTATATAATTGTTTCTTTTGGTGCGAATGTGGGAGGAGATTCGAACATGAGATATATCGTACAAAGACCACCAGTCTTAAACACTAGGCCAAGACGCCATTGATATTTTTGATATTGTGCATTTACCTTCCCTAACTTTTTTTTCCTTATAGTCCATGCCACGATGTCACGTTACAAGTTACTAAGTACAAAataaacagaggaagtatttgtTTAGCCATTATTATCCAAAACTTCTTCAAGCCCCACTAATATGGGAAAACCTAGACATCCGGATCCAGTCAACATTCAGCACCAAGTCAACAAACCATGGTGCTGGAAATGAGATGACCATTATCATCCAAACATGAAATATTAAGTATCTTCGCCAACTTCCAGAACTCCATCCAAGGTGCAACCAAAGGGAAAGGCACAAACATTACAGATTTGTACACTTAAACAGCAGTCTACTACGACCTCCGATAGAACGTATGCACAACTCGAGACTCAGATTCCACATGTCCTCGGCATTGGCTTGCTAAGGAGGGCAAATCGTCTGTTTACTCTCCCGAAACTTGTTTTTAATAGCTTCCCAAAATGCAGGAATTGCTACATCATCCGGTACTTCCTTGAATGATGGCAAGTAGTTTACATCCACTATCACATGGTCTCCAGTACCTTCTTGAATCTGTAAACAGAGGAGAAAGAGAAATAAGTTTACACGAGGGTTTTTTACATTCTTTTACCACTCCAACTTACTGGGGTGTGGACAACTGTGAGAGGCTAATGAACCCACATTCAGAAATTTAGTGAAAGTGGGCCCACcatgttacctttctaaaataATGGGTAGAGTTCAAAGTTGAGCAGGAAAGCATAAAAACATGGTTCTTGAGTACTTACAACTACATCAAAGCCAAAGATAGTAAGATCCAGCTTTCTTCTTAGCCAATGTGCAGCATTCTTCACTAGCTCGAGGTCAACAACTTCATCTCCGAACTTATTATTTTCGGCAGTGGGAAGGGACTTCAAGCTGTGAAAGAAAATCACTTAGTTAGTTGCGGGAAATCAGCATTATCGAAAGAATACCAGAAGAGTACCTGTCAAAAACCAGAGCCTTTGACTGATTTGCTTGGGACAATGTCATCAACACATCTCCATTAGGTGTGGACTTCTTGACTGCATGGAAGACTTTCTCACCCAAAACATAGAATTTGAATAATGTGGATGAATGATCTACGTATTCCTGCATAGTTCGGAGCGTCAGCCTAAAAGATTAAAGAGAAGCACTGATGTACACTAGTAAGTACCATAAAAAGTACTTGTATGATTATGGATATCTGCTATATTAACATAGCTTTGGACAGCATTAAGAGATAAAATAAGAATATTAAGGGAAGAAGATGAAGTTTGCTTGATAATAATCTGGAAAACAGCAATAATAGATGATAGTTACAAACATTTGAGAGGCTTCTTCCCACTAAAAATGTAAAACCAAACAATAAACTCTCAATAATATTTATCATGCTTCCCCTCTCCCTAACTTTCCCTAACTTATTCCCCAAGATACCCATACCTAACTTATACAAATACTGCATAAAGTGTCCCTCCCTCTTACATCAGTTCATTGCAATATCTAAGTTTTTGCTTTAATGTGAGGGCCTAAGTTCCTGCCAAAGCAAAGTTTCATTCCATTATCTAACGTTTTGCCAGGTATACCTAGAGGTAGGTGTACGGTGTACCCAAGggtttttgctcatttaaaatTCTCCAAAAGAGCAAAATTGATCAAATGAGTAAAAAAAATACCCTTGGGAACACCTAGCTCTAGGTGTACCCGACTACCTGGGAACATGATGGAGGTTCTCGAGTTTCATCCACTTAATAAGATCAAAAGGGAATCCCTTGTCATGTACATGAGACAAAAGAATCAACAACAAAGCAGATTATACTTCCTCATCGCTTAGAAATGGAACAGATTGTTCTTGAGAGCATCCATCATCTTTCCTTCAATCTCCAAATAAAGTAATCAGTTATGACGATGCAAAAGACAGATTGTTGCCAAGTACTGTCTCAGTTCGATTCTAACACATCAGCCACTGATTAAATGCACCTCTATTAGTTGAATCAGCAACAGGACAACTTTATatcaattaataaaataaagttgGGCAAGAGTTCTGTATAGAGATTATTGGTGTTGCAATGGAAGGGAAGATAAATGTAAGGGAAGACGGCAAGGCAAACAAAAGTCAAGGAAGGTATCTCAGGAGTGCAAGAATGTGAAAGTATACATCATAAACGGAGAAAAAGGAAGATGGAGAGGCAAGAGAATCAAAAGAAATTTGGATTGGCTACATGGAGGCTTCCTACTATTCTAATTAAGTTCAAATTATCAATAGACAAGAGTACATGAGAGATCCACAAGATAGATTGTCTGCCTTCTAAGACCTCTAGGTCTCCCCAAAGTCTTCAACAGAGCTCTTACCAATTGGAATTAACCTGTGGGTCAACTTTTGCAAAAAGCCCTTGTTATCCTCACTGCAAGAAACGTCAACTGCCCAACAAAATTGCCAGGAAGATCACCCTCTTGAACATACTGAGCCAACAAAGACCCTTAAGCCTCTTAAATCTAAGACTTAACCCATATCAACAACTACATTAATGAGAAACTTTTTAAGGACCTTATAAGTGCAATACTAATAGACAACAGCAACGATACGTGCTCAATGAAGGCCACATCACCGAACGTGCCCCCATTGCCCCACGCACCTCTCAACAGCCTCTCTTACTACCTTACAGCATCATTAACATCACCATATTTGCATTTGAGTATTATCAAACCCTGGCCGCCCAAAGTATTCTCCAGTGATTTTGGAActttggcataatccttctctATTCAGAAACTCTACTGCCAGTTGAGTTTCCCCTAGTCTTCTCATTCCTCATCCTTCATCTCGAAGATAGAGAATATGGCACGCTAAGAGGTGAGAGACAATGAATAAAATCAAAGAGTTGTAAATTTTTCTCACCTGAATTATAGCTGGTAAGGGCACCTGGAGATCCTTATAATCTTCTAAACAAAAGACAATTGCCTGCAAAATTTGCATAAATATTGTAACAGTTGTTGGCTAAAAGTTTGGGGTTACAAACAACTTTTTTCCTAATTGTGCACTGAGTTAATTGAATACTGAATAAAATGAGATAAACATAGCTTATTACCATACTGTGAGCACTTGATACACCACAGGCAACTTGAGGTTTCACTATGTTTGGAAGGGATACCTTAGCCTCCAACAGCCTTTCCGTCAAACTAGGATCGTTATAACTGTCAACCTGCATAAATTGAATCCTCAGCCGTAGAAAATATCTTGCCCAAAATAACTAGATTTGTATGCCTATAACGTGctttttagtttttaacttttcatactTCTTCAGTTCCTTCTTTTCCTCCCTTTATAATGAAAGTCGATCCATTTGCAACATATTATCAACACAATTATTTTagcccctcaaaaaaaaatcaattattcTATTCTTGGTGGTCATGGTAGAATAAGTCTTGCACTCCTGCGTAGATGCTAACATTTTTCAGTACATGCAAGAAACAATTGACTTCTCTTGGTAGGTTTGTCTTGAAAACTAACTTTTGCGGTTTGAATCAAAGCATTGAATAGCAAAGAAATGATCAGACAACAGAATATATAAAAAGTGTCTTTCTTTTTTGAGCTTCTCCAATCATGGGAAGAACATCATTTGAAACTTATTGAAGCACCTCTGGTAGAAAAATAAACTTCAAGTTCCAACTAAATTATCAACCAAGTTGATGCAGGAGATAAGCTCTACTCCCAATGTTCATGAacagaaatagaaatagaaagaaagagagggagagagagatagAATAGATTTTAGAGAGGGAAAGGGGAAGAATTGAGATGAGAAAATAGAAATGTTATTGATACTCAGAATGAGAATTACAAACTATAATTTAAGCTTTATATACACTTCAAACAATCGAGCAAACACAGCAACTAACAAGCACCTAACTAATTCAAGAATTAAAAAATTATGTTACAAAGACAGCTAACAGACTTTCCAAAATCAAACTTCTTCAACTAACTTGAACACTCTGTCAATTGAAACAATTAACCCTTCAAGTATTGTAGTTCTGAAACAGGGTGGTCGTTATTCAACTAAAGAGCACATTGATAAGATCTTGAAGTGGGGAAATTTGGGAATGTTGTCTTAGGCCttattctcttcaccttatttcaggagaTTATTACTTATTCTTGTTAAAATAAGACTAGACCAGACAAGAAAGATTTCCGTGGAGACGAGGATGGCTTTCCGAAGATGGCAGAGTGGTACGAGGAAATTGCTAAGTTGTGCTTCCTGTTAGAAAGTGGCTCAATGTCAAGTTAGACACGACGAGGAAAAACTTTGAAGCTCTTATTATTCCTACAGATTACAGGTTGTTTTAGATTGAGCCATTGAGGAGTGTCCAGAGGCCATCTTCAACAACATTGACAGAAAAGAAAATTTGggtaattattttataaatgaaCAAAATTCTTGTTCCCTCTGAATCTAATCAATACATGCATTAAAATACGAAGGCTGCTCATTCCAAAACAATGAAAGCAGTTTTTCGGTCCTTCATTTACTAATTGTTTCATACTAATGGATACCCATACAATAGACTCATTGTATTCCATTTTCAACTGAATGAGCATATGTTAAAAAAATGAAGGGACTATAATTCAACTTGATCATTTGGAGAATTGGAAGTGTAATAACAATAAAATATCTTAAAGAGTTAAGAATAAGGGAATTATGTTCACCCCCTAACTAATTGAGCATAATCTAACTGTAGATGCTGTCTATCTGTTAAGAATAAGGGAATTATGTTCACCCCCTGATGAGAGGAATACACAACAAAATACCTGGAGAAAATGGCCCCCCCTAATCTTTGAGCAGGCTTCCCTGTTTAGATCCTCCAACCCAAGCAGAAGATATTGGATCTTGAGCCGATCCAAAACAGGGTAAATATTATTAAACGGATCAATCACACAACAGCGAGGATGATCCTGCAGGGTCCTGTGTGTCAACATGCTAGAAACTACATTAACTGCACCACATTTGAAGTCATGAACACAAAAGGTACTATTTTTGTATATTCACTGCGAAATTTTAAGAACATAGTGCCCCCCTGCCCCCATATAGAGTTTTGAAGTTGGTAACACTTCAAAACTTATCCAAAGACTGCCATAGTATGAATTCAGAAACATAAAATCTAAGCATGATTTTAAAACGACTCAACCATCAGTCGGTacagccaaaaaaaaaaagttacccaTTTTATGGGAAGGAGAGGGTAACAACTATCATCATCATTCCTCTTTTAGTGGAAAGTGGTGTACTGGCTCTGCCAATCAAGGATAACAAGTATTACGCATAGAATGATCAACAAAATGCATTGCACTGTCGCATGAAGTGACTCTCACCACCAACATATAGCTCACAAAGCAGAATCTAGGAGATCCAGAGAAGATGGTCATTCAGTTTCCTTTCAAAGAAGATTTTACAAGCTGTTATCTTCATAATACTCAGTATAAAGTTGCTAGATATTATTGAACCtcattatttaattgtttgttcCTTTATTGCAATATCCAAccacttaaacatttgattttacCAAAGAATCTTCCATCTAAGCTTGCTAAGGAAATTCTATTCAACAAGAAGAAAAACGAAGACAGAGAGGGCCGGATTAGTATTTGCAAGAGGAGGGGAGTTGGAGGACAAAAAGACTCAGTATTAAGTTGTCCAAGTCAAACTAGACATTAAAGTCATATCGTTTTAAAGAAAAGAAGGCTCCAGAAATCCACAAAAATGAAAGTACCTTCTCAGTTCCTCCATGCCATTTGTGTAGGAAATTTTAGGGGAAAGCGACAAGTTTAACTCGACAGATAAAATATCATCTGTTGCTTTATGAAGGATGACATCAATTTCTTGCAGCTGCGAAGGTATGGACAGATCGTAACTGAGCGGCAGAAACATCAATTCATGCTGGATGGAATATAGTGGAAATGCACCTCTCTGCAAATGGAACATACATGCTTGACTTAGTACGTATGGAGAAAATAATCTACAGAGAAGTTATGAGCAGAAAACAGAGCATGTCAAACCCAACAATCGTcacattaacaaaaaaaaaaaaagaacctaTATCAAAGTCTCCATGTCATGTGCTGATGTGCATACAAGTTGCTAATTTGCTTTGCAATTGAAGAATTCGGCAAAATACATACAAAAATGTTGATCCATCTCAAACACTAGATTTTGTTTTTCAGCAAGAGAAGTAAAGGTGGAAGTATAATTACAGCACCAGGTGAACATCATACAAAACTCAGGGGTCAAGAAGAGTAAGGAGAAGTAAAGCGAGGCCTTACAGGCCATGACCAGCAATAAGAGTAGGAATCTCGtagattccccccccccccccccccccacacacacacacacacacacacacccacCCACACCCTTGTCCTTGCAATATGAACTAAGACATCATCACAAACAAAAGCTAAACATCAAAATCAACAGTACTCACTTTAGGCACCTGGTAAGACAGTCTGGTTAGAGCTACAATGGTTCCTACTTCCTACTTCCTAACATATCAATCAAAACTATTAGCTAGTATAACGTATTCCACTATTACCCAATCGAGCAAGTAATATTAAACCCATATATCAATCCTAAATGAGTACTAGGACCAGTGTATAAAAAAGTGCAAAGTGCACTAAAGCGATAGGAGTCCTAGAGCCAAGGCGCGCGCTTCATCTAAGTGAAGCTCACTTTTTATGaattaaagattttttttttactattatgcatatatatcttactaaaaataaccacaaaaaatatactcccttcgtcccttaatattcgtcccgctttccttataaagccgtcccttaatactcgccccgtttctataaatggcaaACTTTACTATTATTCTATCATTTATCTCTCTTAATCAATGACCCACTTATACTCTTACTttctaaaaaaaacattaaaaaattcaattctCCACTCATCCCTCAAAAAAGTttgacacatttcccactaactatattaataccccactatcaactaccacctaataaactaacaacaacaacaacaacaacaacaacaacaacaacaaggaagagaaagtgaaattaatgaaagtaggaTAAGagaaaaaatgtatatatatatatagaagaaatattgtaagagataataaaaattaagtaaaatttaaaataaatgaataagtaaaataagtacatttcaaaatagcatgtgaaattaaaaaaaaaattaaaaaaaaaattaaaagaattttaaaaataaaacaaaagtacaaataaaaataaagagaatCAGAAACATTGAAGTTGTATAAGTCAAATaaagtcatcaatgtatattctctccctccactctgtcctatccaacgccatattttcctcaatcccaagaaagctcatatcgtgctcaatcaccttcctccaagttttcttaggtcttcccctaccccttgcaattgtATCCCTTTGCCACTCTTCTACcctcctaaccggggcatcatGTGATCATCTCcttacatgtccaaaccatcttaaacgattttccatcatcttaaactcaatcggtgcaacccctactttcttcctaataatctcattcctcaaacgatcttttcttgtatgcccacacatccaacgtaacatgcgcatctccgccgcattcatcttgtgcacgtgacaatgttttactgcccagcattccgtgccgtataacaaagccggtcgaattgccgtgcggtaaaattttcccttcaatctttggggcatgcctgaatcacataggaaccccgtggcacctttccacttcaaccaacctgctttgattctatgggccacatcgccatccaattctccatccttttggataatagatcctaaataacggaacatttaagagccttggacaattttcccatctaaggtaattgcccctgtctctctatcttggactccactaaccttacactccatatattccgtcttgtttctactcagcctaaaaccccgagactccaaagtttgtctccataactccaacttactttccactccttcttttgtttcatcaatcaacacaatatcatctgcaaacatcatgcaccaaacatcatgcaccagggtataccatcttggattgacctcgtcaattcgtcaatgactatagcaaaaagaaacgggctaagtgccgaaccttgatgcactccaatcgtaatggggaattcttcggtcttaccaacactagttctcacactcttgctaactccctcatacatgtccttgatgatatcaatatacttcctcggaattcctttcctacttaatgcccaccaaagaatttctcttggtaccttatcatacgccttcaccaaatcaatgaaaaccatATGTAAATCCTTCTTCTTATCCCGATAATTCTCCATTAGTTGCCGTATAAGATGAATGGCCTCCATAGTCGATCTCCCAGGCATAAATCCAAACTGGTTCTCCAAAATTTTCACAGTTCTCCTCAATCTTTGCTCAATAATCCGCTCACAGAGTTTCATAGTATGACTCATTAGTTTGATTCCTCGGTAGTTGACACAATCCTGGACATCACCCTTATTCTTgtacatgaaggaaataatgcccttggtccaagtatgcattctatgttaagtctaataaatgcggttcagtattaattaacaagttaataattcagtgagatcaagtgagctgaatgcctagctagaggccgcttcagttcaagtggaattaatgatattaatccacagcttactcttgactgaacccgtagggtcacacaaatagtacgtaaacggatcaagtatttaatagcattaaatactccatctatgaatattcggaaccgacggatcttggtttcagtgggagctaagatcgtcacaggcaaggaatgaatactccggaaacgatgatattgccggaaacggaaatatggatcgtatcggaaatataaatattatccaagtcgtagatgttgccggaaacggaaacatggtacgtgtcggaaaatattatcggaaatggaaatattgccagaatcggaaatattgccggaaacggaaatattgtcagaatcggaaatattaccggaaacggaaaataattccggaaacggaaatattaaatatttgttcgaaacggaaattaattccggaatcggaaatattaaatattgttcgtatcggaaatgaattccggaatcggaaaatttaatcggaagcgcatcgtacgaataagcttcggacgaggcctgccggacgaggcccagcacgaagccaggccatcgcccagcaagccaagcgcgccgcacaaacagccacgccaggcccagcgcaaggccaggcccagcaggctgcgcgcagcgcgcacagcgcgcacagcacgcgcagcgcgcagcgcgcacggcgcgcacagcacgcgcagcgcgcagcgcgcgcgggcgctgagtgggctgctgctcgcgcgcacgcatggggcccatcgtggctgccgtgcgtgtgtgtgcaagtgtttgtgttcgtgcacgtttcctaaaacatgcagagttcggttaatgattaaattcctaattctatttgataaattaattaaattagagttcttgtaggattctaggtttaattaatttgtatctgaataggatttcgattccctttccataccgctataaatatgaggctagggctcacaatttataacacaagtttcaaagtattcaaagtgagtttttgagagaaaaattcagtcacacatttgcctataaagtgccgaaaataatagtaccttaagggcgattctagttggtcaatcttaaggcggatccggacgtgctgtggactatctacggagggacgacacttggagtcctaaagacttgttcttgttcggttcgggcgcagctagggaaggcacgcaacaaagagtatgcatctaatctatgctaaatgattatgtgtaaataatatgttttcctgggtttatggtttttccgcatgatttatgaattgtcatatgtatcataacctaacagtacaaggggatgatagtacttttcctccactctaatgggcatcctattacttccccaaatcttgttgaaaagagttgttaaccatacaacccctctctctcccaaTCATCTCCAGACTTCAATAGGTATACCATCGGGCCCCACTACCCTCTTGCGTCCCATCTTTTTCAGTGTCATTTCGACTTCTctcttttgaatacttcgcatAAAGTCTAGGTTAATCATATCTTGAGGGATATTTGTATCCCCAATATCGCGTCCTTGATCCCCGTTGAACAAGTTATCAAAGTAGAACCTCCATCTATCCTTGATTTCCTTATCTCCCACCAAAACTTTTTTATCAACATCTTTCACACATTTAATCCTCCCGATGTCTCGCGTCTTTCTATCTCTCATTCGAGCAAGCCTATAGATGTCTTTCTCCCCTTCTTTTGTATCCAATCTTGCGTAAAGATCCTGATTCACCTTTGCTCTAGCCTCTCTTACGGCCTTCTTTGCTTCCCTTTTAGCCTCCTTGTACTTCTCGTAGTTCTCATCACTTCTACATTTTTCCAACTCTTTATAGCACTCTCGTTTGCTCTTTATAGCTTGTTGCACAACTTCGTTCCACCAGGATGTGTCCTTACTAGGTGGCATGATTCCTTTAGATTCCCCTAGGACCTCTTTCGCCACTCCCTTTATGGTGTGCTCCATTCTTGTCCATAATGAGTCTATATTTAAATCCATATCCCCGACCCAAATACCTTCACTTGCCACCATTTCCACGAATTTTAGTTGTTAATCCCCTTGAAGTTTCCACCACTTGATCCTAGGCTCCACTAGTGGTCTTCTCCTCCTTATATAACTTCTACCTCGAAAATCAAGGACCACAAGCTTATGTTGGGTTGTTGTACTCTCACCCGGAATCACCTTACAATTGGTGTAGCACTGTCTCAAAGCATTCCTTACTAAAAAGAAGTCAATCTGACTCGTATTATCTCCACTCCTATAGGTTACTAGATGAGAGTCTCTTTTCTCAAACCAAGTGTTCATTATTCCCAAGTCATATGCCaatgcaaaatccaaaatagCATTTCCCGCTTCATTCCGCTCCCCATACCCAAAACCACCATTAATGCTTTCAAATCCATCGCGACTCGAGCCTCCATGTCCGTTGAGATCCCCACCAATGATCAGTTTCTCACTTCTAGGGACACGTTGCACCACTTCTTCTAAATCCTCCCAAAATTCTTGTCTAGTTGAAGCATCTAGTCCTACTTGTGGTGCATAGGCATTCACAATAGTTACAACTTCATCCCCTATCACAAGCTTAATACTCATAATTCGATCACTCTTTCGGGACACGTCCACTACATCATCAATATATTCTCGGTCAATAAGGATACCTACCCCATTCCTACCCCTAGTTTTTCCCGAATACCAAAGCTTATAACCCCATGGAGCTACTTCTCTTGCCTTGTTTCCAACCCACTTAGTCTCCTGCAAACATAATATGTTAATGCTCCTCCTTCTCATCACCTCTACTACTTCAACTAATCTCCCTGTCAAAGAACCAATATTCGAAGTCCCAAAACGCATCCTACTACCCTTACCCTTACCCCTGCCCTTACCATGAAACCTTGGATAGTTAACACCACCCTTGGGTGGCGCGCCGCTTCCGGGCGACGACCTAGCAACCCTTGCATATTTTCCACTACACCTGGGCCTAGGAAGTG
This genomic stretch from Spinacia oleracea cultivar Varoflay chromosome 3, BTI_SOV_V1, whole genome shotgun sequence harbors:
- the LOC110794956 gene encoding inositol 1,3,4-trisphosphate 5/6-kinase 4; translation: MGGVRGILLDASILVAADDNCDVIGGPTLRGGADFLFRALHFSQLRKGILFGEDLSIEKVNLLKSMAEVYSFDCFKLSISSLDAVMKEISVAWDDVGKEILFVLSSHKMDHCDKLCDYGFLLSIIDVDTGADTNKHPSAHHIKKLEELPLTLCRLNRKVASKEVITVGYSMKPSRQADFAKRGAFPLYSIQHELMFLPLSYDLSIPSQLQEIDVILHKATDDILSVELNLSLSPKISYTNGMEELRRTLQDHPRCCVIDPFNNIYPVLDRLKIQYLLLGLEDLNREACSKIRGGHFLQVDSYNDPSLTERLLEAKVSLPNIVKPQVACGVSSAHSMAIVFCLEDYKDLQVPLPAIIQEYVDHSSTLFKFYVLGEKVFHAVKKSTPNGDVLMTLSQANQSKALVFDSLKSLPTAENNKFGDEVVDLELVKNAAHWLRRKLDLTIFGFDVVIQEGTGDHVIVDVNYLPSFKEVPDDVAIPAFWEAIKNKFRESKQTICPP